The genomic interval aaaatattatttgtattattttttttacattttcatgGTATGGCTGTCATTTTtgagttctttttttttaatttccaaCTTAAACTTGTGAAACAAGAtgcaaacaaagacaaaaaaatgtgaaaataaattataatctTTTTGCTAAACACTTGGCCCCTCCTTCTTATCCttcaacccccccgccccaaaccccacgcccccttctcctccacatACATTCAGACTtgccctttctttctctttgttttATACAAGTCACTCATGCACAAAGCATATCAAATTCCTgcttcttctccccctcccccctctcttccaaactccccctccctctctgggtgAGTGTGGCTAATGGGAGACACATGGGATGGGGAGAGCGCACCGCCAGCGAGCCGCGGTGCTCCAATGCACACCAGCCGTCCCAAAGAGCTAGCATTCCATACCATACTGTAAaagtaggggtggggggggggtggaggcagagagaggagaaatgaaaggatagagagagaaggagttgAAAGAGTGTGATTTACACATGCTGTTGAGGgctcagggctgtgtgtgtgtgtgtgtgtgtgtgtgtgtgtgtgtgtgtgtgtgtgtgtgtgtgtgtgtgtgtgtgtgtgcgtgcgtgcgtgcgtgcgtgcgtgtgtgtgtgtgtgtgtgtgtttgtgtgtctgtgtgtctgtgtgtgtctgtgtgtctgtgtgtgagagggcatgtgtgtgtgtgtgtcctctctgtGGCCCGTGCATTCCACCTTCTGCCTAGATACAGGCCTGAAGTGGAGATTAACCATGGACCTTTAAGGGCCACGCCACAGTCTGGCTGCAGCGCTCTCATTACCCGTCATAATCATATATCCTCAGGTCCTGTGCCCTCATCTGTCAGCCACGGAGCCTTCAGAACGTTAGCCAATTAGCTAACTGTCATTAGGGCAATTTAAATGCTAATTAGCTGTGttgttaatttgtttaattggtTTGTGGTTTATTATACAAGCAAGACTCGTGTCTATCAGGGTTTAAAAACGTTTTCTGTATCCATTAACTtacatataatattatatacgggACATGTTCAGGTTATAGTCAGGCCGTAGGTTTCTTTTTTCCATGCTGTTGAAAGTCACCTTGAATAAGTGTGTCAACATAATGTAAAGTAGCGAGATAAATCTAATTTTACCCTCTGGTGACAGTACATCTGGGAGATATTCTTAGCAGTCCATCAGTCATTTGCTGGGTGAGGGGGACAGTGCCAGAGTTATGGATGATAAATGGGGGTATTCCTTGTGTTAGCTCTGGCCCCTGCTTTATATCACTGCCCAGTGACATTTATCACAAGTATTCATGTTTATATCCATTGAAATGCAGCTAGATTGTTAATATTGTTATTGGGATCTGTGAGTGCTTGCCTTTCTTGCAGTATATGAGAAAAAGTCGACGTATAACCAACAATAGCCCCCATGATTTGTCTATTGAACGGTGGCACATGCAGCCAACTACAGAATGGATACCCGGATGTGGTATCAAATTACACCACATATGGATAAACtgatacattattcattattgAATGAGAATTGGTATTTCTTTGGGGTAAACGTTGGCGATAGAAAGCTGCCTTAATACGAAAATGTGAATGAACTGCTGCTTTTATATAGTGACTGCCCTCTGCTGGAGTAAATGGCGTCCATTCCCCATCCTATTCGGATTTACAAAGATTCCAATTCCGAAGCATCATTTGATGCATTCAGTGTAAACACTGAAGGAATCCATACACGTGTTCCTACTTGTCTGTAACACTTCAATGTATAGAATATCTGTAATATAATAAAGCTTGAATTCTTTGGGGGAGAAATAAACGGATATCAATTATTGTGATCTGCAATTGTGCAATATCTTTAAgcatagatatatttttttacaatgtcACACTTTGGAAATTATGAGGCATGCACATTCATAACAAATAGAGGACATGTGAACCAATGCAACACAGCGAGTTCAGTTGGACTTTTCACTcttataataattaatttacAACATAGGCCTGTAGGACAGCTAAAGCCACTCCACCGTGCACATTAAACAGCGTACTCAGTCTTAACAATACACTCATTCATACAGGCATATTTTCTCTCTTGTGTATACACCGCATGTGCCTGCCAAGGGACTCCATCCATTTGAAAGACTTTCCACAGTAATTACATATAAAGTGTTTCCCTTCGGTGTGTATAGTCTGGTGTCTGTTCAGCGCGCTTGTGGTTATAAAGGTTTTTCGACATATATCACATCTGTACGgtctctcccctgtgtgtgtcctgatGTGCGCGGCCAGGTGGGAGCAGTTGCTGAAACGTTtttcacacacagaacaacaatACGGCCTGTCTTTGTTTTCCTCGCCGTTGTTTTGGTAGGGGTGGAACGGCAACACGGCATCTTGGAGATTATTTTTCAGACTGGAGGGGGACGAGATAAAATCTTTGATGTCCGAATCCAGCCCGTCCAGCTGCTCCTCGTCGGGGCTCATCCAGAACTCTCTATGCGTTGCCTTCTGCTGCTCCTTCTTGACCAGCAGCGAAGGCTCCGGCTGCTCCTGCTCCATACTGCTGCCCTCATCCGTCTCGCAGTGCGGCGTCTCGGAGGCCTCCACTGCAGGGACAGGGGGGATTGATTGATGGTGCGGCTGCTGATGGGTGTGCAGTGGCTGTGTGACGGAGCACCTCTCCGTCCGAGGGACTGAAGGAGAGACAAAGGATCGGGTTCGCTTACATCAAATGACACACATAGGCTACACTGtaatacacacgcacgcgaCAGTATAAAGAAGTATGCCAAACAATAATAGTAAAATACATGTGCATGTGATATTtgtggaaaaaaacacaaaaacaacagcacACTGGATCGATTCAAACCAACCTGACTTCAGGATCTTGATTTGCATCCGCAGCCGACTGATCTCTAGGTCTTTGGAACGGCAGATCTCTTCCTTGTAATCAGATATAGTTTTTTCAACAGCACCGAATATTTCCTCAGCTGCCGCAGTCAGTCTCGCATTTAGAAATACCCGAAGCGACTGCATCATGGTATTTTTCTTTTGCCGAAGATAAATTGCTTTCGGCGGTGCTCCGCGACGTATTCTTGCGACTCCTATGAACGTCACGCTTCACTTGTAAACACGGACGTGAGAATGCCACGCAAAGCGACCACAACGCGACGTGTTGCactaccgccacctactgggaTGGGGTGCAGATGTCAAGCTGTAGTTGTTTGGACTATAATAAATAGAAACTCGGGTATTTTAGAATTATATCGTCTTATCATGAAGTATTCCATCTTAACAATTCGATTTTGAAGTCGAGATAAATGAGTCAAATTGACTACAATACAGCCAGGTATAATTGTCACATAAACGCTCAGAATATAGTAGACATAACATAATCCGGCAAGGAACAATCTTGATTTGCTAGTGGTCTTTTAAAATTTTCCTTGACTGTCTGGTGGCATCATTGAATGCATTTGCAAAACTATACAAGATCTGACAGCACTGACTAATTCAATAGGTTCTGTCAACTCATATTTTACGTGGTTATTACCCACATATAGGCTTAAGTAACTCATGTGGAAGCTTTCATATTTTGACAATGCACAACTGAATGCCTTTATTAGGAATGGCTGTATAATCTTAATATTTGTAATGTGCTTGAAGGGTAAAAAGATTAGTCCCTCCCCTGTGATATGGGTCCCTGCCATGTCTGGTGTCATAGGATCCTCCTCAGTGTTCAGGCCCTAGATAAATATAGCAGGCCTATAACGGCTGCACTGCATGGCATTGTCTTCACAGGCCCTAGCATGTGTAATGGGACACCCACTCTCCTTCCAGCTTACCCACTCTTACGCCATTTACACTCACTGAGCACCCTCAACCAGTGCTAGCAAGACGCAAAATacaaagtacagataccccatTGGCCATTATTTAAAGGAATAGGATCTAAATaggatggtgtgtgtttgtgtgtggaggggtaTCTACGTGTATGCCTATGTGTCATAAATGTGCATGCACTTTGACCAAACAAATTTCCCAACTCCAGGATAATAAAGTATACTTTGACGATTATACCTTTTCTAGAGGACACACAATGTAAGGTATATAAAATGTTATCATTggcaaataaatgtaataagaACCAAACATGACCCATGAAACCAGTCTCTCAACTGTTTATTACAATGTTCTCAGTCTTCCCCTTCTACATCAAGGGCCGTAATACAATATGATTGACATTATGGGAAACCTCCCTCTTGGCCAGACATCCCATACGGGAGGGGGACATTTAACATATAcgagaagaaaagaaaacacatagAGCAtcacaatcaaatcaaatcagatTGACAACAGCTCTGACACTGTAACCAAGTCCGTAAACTTTTCAAGTAGCATAATTGACGTTTTGCATTAAGGTCTAATTTTTGGGTGCAAAGCTATTGCCTGAGCCTGGTATTTATCGTGCACAAGTGCACTTTCGTTAGACCAAACCAATTGTTTTCTCCAGTGCATTACAGTGCATGTTTCCACCTGCCCCTTATATTAACAACAAAATACCTAAACCAAAACTGGCGGGAATGACATCACAAACACTTAGTAGTATAAAGGGTGAGGAGAAGGTGGTTTTAAGTGCTGAGGTTAAGTGAAAAGGGACTGAAACATGGTTATTCTGAAAGGAATAGGCCTCTCGTCTGGAGTTGGTCCAACCACCGAAGCCGTGTTTGGAAGTCTAGACGTTGGCGTTGATGATCTCAACAAACTCGGCCTTAAGGGAAGCTCCGCCCACGAGGAAGCCATCAACGTCCTTCTGGGAGGCCAGCTCCTTGCAGGTGCTGCCGGTCACGGATCCTGTGGTTGAAGAAATATTACAAAGTCGTCATGGAGCCGGCACAGTGAGTGAACCAGTAACAGTTATATACAATTGTATTAAAGGATTCAGGAATAATAATTCCTTTGTACAAACTAAACATGATTCAACGCGTGGGATGCTCACCTCCATAGATGATCCTGACAGAGTTAGCCACAGCCTCCGACACGTTGGTCTTCACCCACGCCCTCAGTTTGTCATGGACCTCCTGAGCCTGAGGGGcagcgagatacagacagaagagagagagagagagagatagagagagtcagacagcaaagagagagagagagacacagagacgggATGAGAGAAAGTGAAGGATAATGGAGAGCTACAGGTCTGGTTCAACTGATCCATTGGACCTCTACCTGTGCAGGGGAGGCGGTCTTGCCGGTTCCGATGGCCCACACGGGCTCATAGGCGAGCACAACCTTGCTCCAGTCCTTGACATTGTCTAGAAAAAGACAATAACAAATCAAAAAGGATATTTTAATAAGGTACTTGAAAGCTTTAAGGGCACTGTAGGcaagatttaagagctattgTAATTTGTAAAACTGGCACAGCCATCCATCAGCTTTTAGAGATTGAAATGTTTTGAGTCTGATCTGTTTCGAGTTGACTGCGCCTGCCTCCGTTTCCAATTTAGATTTGAGACGGCTCCAGGCTCTTTTCTGACCATTCAGGGCATCCCTTTTCCTGATTGGTTTGGGGAATTAATCTTGCCTTTCAATCACAGGTGTGTAAAATGTAGTGCAGAGAAagtagggagggagcagagaggttggctcaggctctctctctctccctccctccctctcactctccctaaTGATTCGTTAACCAGACACATAATATTACGCTtattacaacaataaaacacaattttatcCTCATTCCAAGTAGATTTTCATGAGAGATATTGATATAGAAGGCAGAAGTACCTGCGATGACTTTGGTCTGAGCAAACACAACCTTCTCTGTGATGCCAGCCTCCCTCTCATCCAGCTTTTCCCCGATGCAGGCAATCACACACAGGCCGTTCTCCAGAGCGTGGGCTGTCTTCTGGCCAATGAGCTGTCACCAAACGGAGGTAAACTTGGATGTAAGCGTGTAATCTAGAGTATTAACAGTCAATATTGCAGTACAACACATTTGAAAAACGTGTGTAAAGACGCATTCAGCCCAGGTTCCTATCTGCCTTTCCGTGAAAATCGACCAAAGTAAATCTGGGTTTTCAGATAATATAACTAAATAATGATAAATTGttaaacaaagtaaacaaatacaCTTTGAGTAAAAACTCACGTTGCGTAAATGTGCTTTTCAACACTTCTAGATTGAGAGCAACAGACAATCATATCTTATCATTTTTCACAACTGGCATTTCACcaattttttttcacatttgatGACTTTAATCAGTTGTGCGTCAGAAATGTAAGGGGCAGTACCAAAGTATTGTATAGGTAGTATAGGTATTGCTGGAGAAGTCATTGAAAACCCGTAACGGTAATAAGACTTGATAAGAAAAGATCACGAAGAGGTACCTCATCGCTCTCTCCGAACACGTGACGTCTCTCAGAGTGTCCCAGGATCACCCAGTTCACTCCAACATCCTTGATCATCGCAGGGCTGTAGatgcaataaaacacacacgacCTCCATCAACACTTAATGCTTGATTTGCATAAAGATGGAGAGGGGTCGTTATCTCAAGATTCGTGGACCATACCTAATCTCCCCAGTGAAGGCACCCTTGGCCACTTTGTAGCAGTTCTGAGCAGCCACACCAAGCTTGGCGTCCATCTTGGATCTGACAAAATCCAGGTAGATGGCTGGTGATCCGCACACAACCTCTGGAAGTTCAAAGGGCAAGAAGACAGTCCTTGAGGATGCATGATGGTATTTAATATGGTGTTTAAAGAAGGGTTGAGCCCATTACCCATGATTCTAATTGGGCTCAGCAACAAAGTTGCTCTGTACAGCAATCGAAAGAATTAAGCAACACACAAAGtatttgacagacagacacacacactgacacaagcaAGGGGTAGTGGCTCAAGCAAAGAAAGAAAGCCATATCAGTCAGTACTGTATATTCTACAAAGTTCAAGTAGAATGAGAAAGTGAAATTCAAGAGGTAACCATATCTTGAAGAAACATACAGTTCTATATTAAACATCCAAAATATGGGCCAAGTAAAGGTCATATGGTCATATTCTCAGAGTTACGGAAGGTCTAAGTTCACCCTCTAAAGGTCTCTTGCTCGACCCGCATACTGAAGCGGTCACGCAAAAGGCAGAGCACAAAGTTCAAAGGTCGATTACAGGATCAACTTTAAAGTCATGCACAGAGCAAACCCTGCCAGATTGTGAAATAGACCAAACGGAGTTTTAAAAATCAATGGAGTGATGGTGGTGAGGGAAGCTACAGTACGCGTATGGGCGACGTCATGAGGCCACAACCTGCGGGGCACTTGTATGGGGCGGATAGTGTAATAGAGCAAGGTTCAAGGATGTTGTGCCGTACATACtgcattgtatgttttttttatataatggtTTACGTTGTGTACCAATAAATATAGTATTTATAGCTATCATTTCATAACGCAGAACGGACCGGAAATATGATAAATCACGGTGACCTTTTTTGTCCTCTGTCACTCCCACTGTCATACATTAAATACAATCATGATCGCCTTTTCTTAGTATTTTAGCTTTCAATGTCAATTGCCAATCGCTATCAGCTAATGCAGACTGTTGGTTGCTTCATGGTCTACGTGCAGACCAAAACGCACGCCCACCGACAAGAATAGAAAACGATAAACCCAGTTTTGTCAATATACTGCATAATCGAAATGACATGAACACAATCAAGAATTAAAATAGGTCCAATCGAAAGATACTAATGAGTATGTCCGTCTCTACTATTGCATTTTTGATAACAATACTATATTTTTCAATGAATAAACATAATCGACAACTTCCCTTTTTGAAAACATCCAACATAATTATAAGGTGACCGAGGAATGGTATACAATCGTAAACGATACATCGGCCTGACTATGATTGCACGATGAAAGAGTGCTGGTGGGAAGTGGATCAACTGGAAGCTCGATTAGCGAGCGTCACAGATGCACATACCGACATTGGCGTCCAGCTTGGCGGTGTTAAGGGTCTGGATGAGCTCGCCCAGGCTCTTCTTGTCGCCATTCATCTTCCAGTTTCCCCCGACGAAGAATTTCCTGCTCATGTTTGCGGTGTTTGGGGTCGGTTAGACTTAGAACGAACTTAAAGGGGTCACCAGGATGTACCTACGACCAGAAGCAATGAGACAGCGGGAGGGTGAGTGCGACGCACTGCATTTATTAACCCGCACCACTAAACCCCTCCTCTCGTCTGCTCCCATCGTTATCCATTGGTTCACTGGGACACGACGCCGGGCTCTGACAGGGCAGGGGGAAAAACAAAACGCTATTTGGAGGGTTCAGGTTGACGTTTAAAGACACCAACCACATCTAAAGTAAATGACATTTGTGGTTGCATATTTTTTACTCTGAAAGGCGGGGAGCACAGAGAAGAAGTAGAGTAGCACCGAGCCACCAGATTGAAACCTGCGGATTCAGCGTTTCTGGTTGGCTGTGAACACTACGCCTCCCTGCTTTCTGTGAAGCTGATTGGGAGGAGAGCAGTATCATTTGAATAACCAGCATGCAATTCACACAATTCAGTTTTTACTTAATATGTTATGCAACTATTAGCCATTGTACATACATTGAAATTGTGGAATGACTATATAATCTGGTATCATATTTACCtaaaaatatatactgtatgtatcaATGCATCAAATATAGTAACACCGTAAGTGTATTTCGTATACAGAATATACTTATTCCCACAGACATATTCACTAGTCAGGAATTAGCTCTTTAATATTTATCAAGCAGACTTCTTTTAAAGAGAAGTCCCCTTATttgtgcaacaaaaaaaaagatgtacaaTTCTTAGTTGTATTACATTATATAGTGTTACTACACTCTTATTGTTTGTGTGCGGTGATGCTgggatttttttctaaatgtactGGACCGTACACCCTTCTCCCGTTGACTTAGTGAGTTAAGCCATTGTTTTCAACTCAGTTTTCAGGGTCACAGGGCAGGTTCGTAATATAGTGGTGAGAAACGTACCATTACACTCAGCACATTGCTTTGATATACTATTTTTAATGACATAAAAACATttcatatacattttaaatgcatggtttgttgtgttttatcagtagttttttttaattataatttgCTTATTTGACCCCCAAATATATCAAATTTCTCTTTGGGTCTCGAGGTGAAAAGGTTTGGGAGCCCCTGGTCTTGAGGCCAGGCTGGGCTATTTTACTATGGTCGGGATGTTATTGTCACTGTAAATCAAAGTATTTCGAAATATTTAGGTCCTGAAAGGATAATTGACTACTGAAACTGCCCTCATCCCTCCCACATACTTGACATACTTGTGTAATTTATCTGTCAATAAAAGTATTTCTCATTCGGAAACGTATCCTTATATAGGTCTTGTTTGTGTATGAGCTTCGGACATAGTTGTTATAGGGGTGCTAAAAGGGCAATAACCCGGGAGTGCAACGCATTATCGGAAATGACCTTATTTTGTGCaaccaaaaataaaacggaAGAAATTATCTTTCATCAAATGAACAACCAACTGCAATATATTTATTGTGAATTGGACGCTACGACAaatattatttatacattttctcATTTCCTGGCGGTGCCGGGTAATGCGCTGGATCCATGTCGCCACACGGGGGCGCTGTTAACGACGTGTGGCTGTCAGATAAAGCTAGTCTTCGCCTTTCCCGTAGGCTTTCAAATGGTTCGATGAGTTTGATGAGGCTTGATCGGACTACTGGTTGTGTATGCTTGattattttttgcattttgtcTATTGGTAAAGTACCTGGTCAgacattataaaaaatatagaataaaaaaaaagttaagatATAAATAAAGAGGTTATTTAGGGGTGGAGTAACGAGTGGTTTAGAGGGGAGGAACTAGGGAGGACGCTGGTGTGAGGAGGGCAGATATACGCCTGCTGGTGGGTCTTGTGGAGCAGTTCACACTGCACACTTACTGCTAGGACTCACTTCCGCCCACTTGAAAGATGGCGGCTCCCTTATTGGAGAAATTGTCGGAATCTTTAGGTTCCCCCGAACCAGCGGTGCGATTAATTTTATCTGTCTTAATCGGTGAGTTTTGCTTTTTCTATTTGTGTATCGTCTCTTCTCATACATATTGAGTTATGATTCTCCCCGGGAACAGGGCTTTGTAATAAGTTGCTGCACTGGGTTTATTCCCAGCTAACATGCTAGCTAAACCGTCCACTAAACAGCACTTAAGTTATGGACCTTTTCCTCAATAGTAGTTATGGTAGTCATGGACAGAAATCCACTGCACATTGACTAGGAAAGGATCACGTCTAATGGGTATACTGTCAACGTCGCCTACACGGAGAGGGATGGACAAGAGCACAGACTCCTGGTTCTGTCGTAAACTGCTCCTGCATCACACTGGGTTCTGTTGTATCGTAAGGAGACGTTTAGCCTGCTGTCTGCCGTGCCAGTTTCGACAATGCCTGATATCGTGTTGCATGTTGTTTTCAAATTGTAGGCTGTTTTTTGCTTAGCATCTGTAAGTATCGTGAAGGGTAGAGGGGTTTCAGATGACAGGGTCGGTATGTGGAAGTGAACAGGGAGCAGTGAATCGTCAGGAGCAGGACTGCTCACTGAACTTTGGTCTGACACATGTACATGTCTCCCCCAGTCTTATCACTTTTTTGTGTCGACGCCTACCAACAATTTAAAGCATGGCAGAATATATTTTGGGCTAATCGACCTTTTAAAGTATTGCAGCTTGAGTAAATTCGATTCTATGCTGAAATTAACCATTAGTGCTCTTGCTTGGGTGTCATTTGGGCCTTTATGTAATGTAAGGCACCTTATGTAATAATTGCTGAATAGCCTACCTATACCTTAGGCAGGATGTCACATTGATAGAAAAGCTCGTTTTTATTTTGACTCAACCAGACCATTTAgatatttaattttcttttaaatatcaAGGTTTTAAGTGACCCATGCATACATTCATATTTACTCACTGAATTTTTTTCCATGTGAGGTttgaaaaaatgtattcatacatgattatggatattggaacagcTAGTAAAAGTGCTGCAAAAGCGGACAGTTTGCTGGTAGTTTTAGGATTTCAAACATAAAGTAGTAGTTAGGAGCTATTTGAGTATGGCACACTTAAACCCAAATGATCTGGAATACTGTGTCgtgatatatttttatatattttctactctctctgtccctctctctgtgtctctcgcccctctccaGGGTACCCCTGTGCCCTGGTGTACCGTAGGTTTTTATTTCACCAACCGGTCACCGTGCTTCACCTGTTCCACACGTTGTCGGGACTGGCTCTGGCAGCGTTCAACTTTGGTGAGAAGAACATGGGAGACACTGGAAGTCATCAAAGGAGTTTAATTATTGAATGGATCAATTGAAAGACGAAACTGCCATTTATAGGAACATAATGTGTTTACTTGTTTGTCTGAATACTTCACTCTGTACTTGTGATCGATAAGAATTGTTTAAAGGTCATATTGAAAATACTACAGCTGTCTTTttgaaaaataatgaataacagGCTGTTGCTAAGGACTTAAATGtttttaacaaaaataaaataaagtaatgtaacattttaaatcaataaAACAACTAGTTATGTGTTGACACATCTTACTAAATAATGTCTTTATCAAGTAGCCGTCGAAGAGGGATAATTTACAGCAAGCTGGTCATTATCGTGAAATAAACCCCTTCAGTGTGATTCAAGACCTGTCAGGGTGGATTTTGCGTCTTGCTGTTCATAATCCCTTACTTAACTGATCTAACATGGAAGCAGGCTCCTCGCACAAGAACGAGCGTTAGGCTAACAAGTTGTGTTAACACAtttcctctttctccttttGTTCTGTTGTGGCTGCATTTGGATTTGACAGCAGGTCTGTTGCTTTTACTTTGTGAGGGGAAAGAACACATGTTCAGAGCTGTTTGGATGGTCATTTGTAGAATGGGATGCGTGACACGCTTCTGCGGTTTGCCTGTCAATGCTGAGCTCAACATTGGAAAATGCTGTCGTCATGTCGATAAGGCTCATAACTAACTGCATttaccaccccctcctcttctctctctctgtttgtctggctctgttttctctttgtctctgtctctctctttgtccctgtctctatctttgtccctgtccctgtctctacctctctgtctttctgtctctgtctctgcatcgTTTTCCAGGCTCTCAGATCTATCACTCTGCAGTATGCGTCTTAGTGCAGTTCCTGATGCTAAGGCTCATGGGAAGGACGGTAACGGCTGTCCTGAGCAGTTTTATCTTTCAAATGGTGAGGTTTTACCACTTCCTcttcccttctcttcctctctccatgttATGGGCCTGGTTGGGAGGTCGTCATTTTTTTTCCGATGTCACCCATTGTGCCTTAATCGTGTGTTTTCATTCCAGCACATTCTTTTGAAACATTGCCTGTTCTTGTACTTTGATATGAGGAGATATGATAAAATCACTAGTAAATGTGTAAGCGTGGATTTCAATCAAATCTGATTTGAGTCAACTCTGTAGTTTCATACATTGTTACTATGTCTACAATAAATTGAATATAAATTGTAATTTAATTGCATGTTATGTTCATCACTTCATAAATATTTTTCTTGAATCTAGCCATACTTGATCATATTTTGAACATAAGCACAGCATGTGTATACCGGTGACAACCTTGTAAACGgggctattattatttttgcagaAAGGCAAAGGCAAAAGTTCCTTTTCCATGTTGTTGCCTCACTTCATTGTCATACGCATGGACCGGCTTTCACTGTTAACCAACTCCCTCTTTGACCCgctcctctgtcctcttctAGGTGTACTTGCTGGCAGGCTATTACTTCACTGCCACGGAGGAGTATGATATCAAATGGACCATGCCCCATTGTGTCCTCACACTCAAACTCATCGGTGAGCCTAGCTTTATCAGCACTTTCACTACTCTGCTCATGATAAAACAACCCCCGTCTTATCAACGCTTTCAGACCGTCGTCCCACGATGATGCGATTGCAAAATCATGATAGCTGAAGATTTCTTACTTGAATTCTGTGGGCTTAATCTTCCTTTGGCTGTTTATTACTTTGGCCCTCGCTATAGTTTCATCTTCTTAGTAATCATTAACCCTACTTCTAAATATCTGCAAggcttttcaaaatgtca from Gadus morhua chromosome 11, gadMor3.0, whole genome shotgun sequence carries:
- the LOC115553978 gene encoding zinc finger protein 112 isoform X1, whose protein sequence is MMQSLRVFLNARLTAAAEEIFGAVEKTISDYKEEICRSKDLEISRLRMQIKILKSVPRTERCSVTQPLHTHQQPHHQSIPPVPAVEASETPHCETDEGSSMEQEQPEPSLLVKKEQQKATHREFWMSPDEEQLDGLDSDIKDFISSPSSLKNNLQDAVLPFHPYQNNGEENKDRPYCCSVCEKRFSNCSHLAAHIRTHTGERPYRCDICRKTFITTSALNRHQTIHTEGKHFICNYCGKSFKWMESLGRHMRCIHKRENMPV
- the LOC115553978 gene encoding zinc finger protein 674 isoform X2, with amino-acid sequence MMQSLRVFLNARLTAAAEEIFGAVEKTISDYKEEICRSKDLEISRLRMQIKILKSVEASETPHCETDEGSSMEQEQPEPSLLVKKEQQKATHREFWMSPDEEQLDGLDSDIKDFISSPSSLKNNLQDAVLPFHPYQNNGEENKDRPYCCSVCEKRFSNCSHLAAHIRTHTGERPYRCDICRKTFITTSALNRHQTIHTEGKHFICNYCGKSFKWMESLGRHMRCIHKRENMPV
- the tpi1b gene encoding triosephosphate isomerase B, with protein sequence MSRKFFVGGNWKMNGDKKSLGELIQTLNTAKLDANVEVVCGSPAIYLDFVRSKMDAKLGVAAQNCYKVAKGAFTGEISPAMIKDVGVNWVILGHSERRHVFGESDELIGQKTAHALENGLCVIACIGEKLDEREAGITEKVVFAQTKVIADNVKDWSKVVLAYEPVWAIGTGKTASPAQAQEVHDKLRAWVKTNVSEAVANSVRIIYGGSVTGSTCKELASQKDVDGFLVGGASLKAEFVEIINANV